One genomic segment of Gossypium arboreum isolate Shixiya-1 chromosome 3, ASM2569848v2, whole genome shotgun sequence includes these proteins:
- the LOC108489698 gene encoding protein ROH1-like, producing MPATDYQGTSSPLTNIGRSLLPVRRDQVHAMESPIGGSASNEAEIESFQRQVADRFHDLASVPSDELLSLPWVRKLLDVFLCCQEEFRVILFNNIALVKKPPMDRLIADFYERTVKALDVCNAIRDGIEQIRQWQKLLEIVLCALGDSNVGYQRSLGEGQFRRARKALIDLAIGMLDEKDSGQALAHRNRSFGRHNTSGSHSKDHHHRSLGHFRSLSWSVSRSWSAARQLQAIGNNLAAPRGNEVLATNGLAVPVYTMGSVLLFVMWALVAAIPCQDRGLQVHFNVPRQFPWSAPILWLHERILEESKKRDRKNACGLLREIYQMEKCSRLLGELADSVQFPLSEDKEREVKQRVKELEQVLDALKEDLEPLEKQVREVFHRIVRSRTEGLDSFARGHNPE from the coding sequence ATGCCCGCGACGGATTATCAAGGAACTTCGTCACCGTTGACAAATATCGGCCGTTCGTTATTACCAGTGAGGAGGGATCAAGTACACGCCATGGAATCGCCGATCGGTGGATCGGCGTCTAACGAGGCGGAGATCGAGTCCTTTCAAAGGCAAGTAGCTGACAGATTTCACGATTTAGCTTCTGTCCCTTCCGATGAATTGCTTTCTCTGCCGTGGGTTCGGAAGTTGCTCGACGTTTTCCTCTGTTGTCAAGAGGAATTTCGGGTCATACTTTTTAACAACATAGCTCTAGTGAAGAAGCCGCCCATGGACCGTTTGATCGCCGATTTTTACGAGCGTACTGTCAAGGCGCTTGATGTTTGCAATGCGATTCGCGACGGGATTGAACAGATCAGGCAATGGCAGAAGCTTCTAGAAATCGTTCTTTGCGCTTTGGGTGATAGTAATGTTGGTTATCAGAGAAGTCTAGGAGAAGGGCAATTCCGTCGCGCGAGGAAGGCGTTGATAGATTTAGCAATTGGGATGCTTGATGAGAAAGATTCCGGTCAGGCCTTGGCTCATAGGAACCGTTCCTTTGGGAGACACAACACTAGCGGCAGTCACTCCAAGGATCATCACCATCGATCTTTGGGTCATTTCAGGTCCTTGTCTTGGAGCGTTTCAAGGTCTTGGTCTGCCGCCAGGCAGCTCCAGGCAATTGGGAACAACTTGGCTGCGCCACGAGGGAATGAGGTTTTAGCCACCAATGGACTTGCAGTGCCTGTTTACACAATGGGTTCTGTCTTGTTATTTGTAATGTGGGCATTGGTGGCTGCAATTCCGTGCCAAGATCGTGGCTTGCAAGTTCATTTTAACGTTCCCAGGCAGTTCCCATGGTCTGCTCCAATACTTTGGTTGCACGAGAGGATTCTGGAGGAGTCAAAGAAAAGGGATAGGAAAAATGCTTGTGGCCTGTTGAGGGAGATTTATCAGATGGAGAAGTGTTCTCGGTTGTTGGGTGAATTGGCTGATTCCGTGCAGTTTCCTTTGAGTGAGGACAAGGAAAGGGAAGTTAAGCAGAGAGTGAAGGAATTGGAGCAGGTTCTTGATGCATTGAAGGAAGATTTAGAACCGCTGGAAAAGCAGGTTAGGGAAGTGTTCCATAGGATTGTTCGAAGCCGGACTGAAGGGCTTGATTCTTTTGCAAGGGGACACAACCCTGAGTGA